One segment of Panicum virgatum strain AP13 chromosome 1K, P.virgatum_v5, whole genome shotgun sequence DNA contains the following:
- the LOC120643557 gene encoding uncharacterized protein LOC120643557 — MDAAFLSLSPELRDALVKVAVFVLVQGLVYLILRSSSNVFSEDGGLRSLSFQSMRSMSIRRVLAPLSDVPVGTDELSTSPSLLSAASRRWLSRED; from the coding sequence ATGGACGCCGCCTTTCTCTCGCtctcgccggagctccgcgaCGCGCTTGTCAAGGTCGCCGTGTTCGTGCTCGTCCAGGGGCTGGTCTACCTCATCCTCCGCAGCTCGTCCAACGTCTTCTCCGAGGACGGCGGGCTCAGGTCCCTCAGCTTCCAGTCGATGCGGTCCATGAGCATCAGGCGCGTGCTGGCGCCGCTCTCCGACGTCCCCGTCGGCACCGACGAGCTCTCGACGTCGCCGTCGTTGTTGTCCGCGGCGTCGCGCCGCTGGCTTAGCCGTGAGGATTGA